Proteins co-encoded in one Thamnophis elegans isolate rThaEle1 chromosome 1, rThaEle1.pri, whole genome shotgun sequence genomic window:
- the CDK2AP2 gene encoding cyclin-dependent kinase 2-associated protein 2 isoform X3: MGYVQAMKPPGAQGSQSTYTDLLSVIEEMGKEIRPTYAGSKSAMERLKRGIIHARALVRECLAETERNART, from the exons ATGGGCTACGTTCAG GCTATGAAGCCACCAGGTGCCCAAGGCTCCCAGAGCACATACacagatttgctttctgtaattgAAGAGATGGGCAAAGAGATACGACCTACATATGCAGGTAGCAAGAGTGCTATGGAACGACTGAAGCGAG GTATTATTCATGCTCGGGCCCTAGTAAGAGAGTGTCTGGCAGAGACAGAGCGCAATGCCCGCACGTAA
- the CDK2AP2 gene encoding cyclin-dependent kinase 2-associated protein 2 isoform X2 yields MFPGLKPPASTSVPSPSGSVPGTSAPFRPLFNDFGPPSMGYVQAMKPPGAQGSQSTYTDLLSVIEEMGKEIRPTYAGSKSAMERLKRGIIHARALVRECLAETERNART; encoded by the exons CTACCAGTGTTCCATCCCCATCTGGTTCTGTCCCTGGAACATCTGCCCCCTTTCGACCTCTCTTCAACGATTTTGGGCCCCCATCTATGGGCTACGTTCAG GCTATGAAGCCACCAGGTGCCCAAGGCTCCCAGAGCACATACacagatttgctttctgtaattgAAGAGATGGGCAAAGAGATACGACCTACATATGCAGGTAGCAAGAGTGCTATGGAACGACTGAAGCGAG GTATTATTCATGCTCGGGCCCTAGTAAGAGAGTGTCTGGCAGAGACAGAGCGCAATGCCCGCACGTAA